The Magnetospirillum sp. 15-1 genomic interval TCCCGTAAGCAACTGCCGGACGCGCAGTGCGATGCGCGAGCGGTTATCGTAGATGATCGACATTTCCTGTTCGGGATTGTCGCCTTTGCCATTGGCGGGGATCCAGTACAGCCCGTCATCGGCCCACAGGGTCTCCCATGCCTCGTACTGATGCTCGTCCTGCAGACGCGCCTCGCGATAGATGAATTGCGTCACTTCGTCGAGGAGCAGCACTTCCTTCTTTTTCGACATGATCAATCAGCCTCCATCATCGAGCGATAGTGCCGCCAGATGCCGCGAGACGGCGTCTCGTCGGTTACGTCACCAATCAGGCAGCCGTTCTCGTCGGGGCGCTCGCGATGGCGGCCGCGGCCGAGGAAAATCCATTCTGGATCCAGATACCGGACCCCGCGTTGGGTGCGCTCGTACATCTCGGCATCGTCGGCCAGCAGAAAGCCCGCAGGGCCCACCGATCCCATGGTCTGTTGCCGCATCCGGCGATTGAGGTCCGGAGCTCCCTTGAACTGCAGGGCGGTGACGTGCTGCACGGTCAGATCCACGGCAAGCGGCTGGATCACGAAGAACTGGATTTCGGCGATGAACAGATTGGGAAAAATCATGATGTGCGGAGTACCGTCGATCATGATCCGCGCGGCCTCCTCGGCCCCATAGGCCGTCTTCATCCGCTCCACGTAATCGGGAAGACGGTCCGCCGTGGTGCCGAACCAACTTAGTAGTTCACCGCGCTTGCGAAACTCGGGACGCAGATCGATCTCTGTGTGTCCGCCGCCCAAATCCCTGGCGACCGCCGTCGATTCGCTGCCGTAAAGCCCGCCGATGCCGCTCTCCGCCACGTCGAAGATTGAAGCGTGAACGAAGGCCGGGTGGTAGCCATCAGTCTCGTTTTCGACGACGAACTTCCAGTTCGCCTTGACCTTATGCTTCAAAAAGCCGGTGGTAACCTCGACCTCGCCCTCGGGCGAGGTTCGGCACAGAGCATCGATCGCCCCCCTCGCACCGCCTAGATGTTCCTCCAGCGTCGGCCCATCGGCCGCCATGGATCCGAAGACAAAGCCCTTATAGGAGGCAACGCGGGCGACCCGGCCAAGTCCCAGGGCCGAACGATCGACCCCCTCATAGCCCGAAGGGAATGGAAGCCCCCGCATCTGCCCATCCGTATCGAAACTCCATCCGTGGTAGGGACAGGTGAACGTACGGGTATTGCCCTTCTGCGCGGTGCAGACATGCGCGCCGCGATGCGGGCAGCGATTATGGAGCAGATG includes:
- a CDS encoding aromatic ring-hydroxylating dioxygenase subunit alpha, whose amino-acid sequence is MNGCAEASQGISGSVARRLGDLIRPDHVHGSLYGDAAIFEEELKKIWYRTWVYVGHESEVPNANDYIMKSIGPEPVIMTRGRDGKIHLLHNRCPHRGAHVCTAQKGNTRTFTCPYHGWSFDTDGQMRGLPFPSGYEGVDRSALGLGRVARVASYKGFVFGSMAADGPTLEEHLGGARGAIDALCRTSPEGEVEVTTGFLKHKVKANWKFVVENETDGYHPAFVHASIFDVAESGIGGLYGSESTAVARDLGGGHTEIDLRPEFRKRGELLSWFGTTADRLPDYVERMKTAYGAEEAARIMIDGTPHIMIFPNLFIAEIQFFVIQPLAVDLTVQHVTALQFKGAPDLNRRMRQQTMGSVGPAGFLLADDAEMYERTQRGVRYLDPEWIFLGRGRHRERPDENGCLIGDVTDETPSRGIWRHYRSMMEAD